Below is a genomic region from Castanea sativa cultivar Marrone di Chiusa Pesio chromosome 2, ASM4071231v1.
ATGTGTATAAACCTACATGTGTACACATGCACATGAAGTTAAAAGTTTTCATTACTTGCTCATGGGTCTTGCTTGaaatggaaaatgttttacatgAGAATTCAATGACAATGATGTATACAAAGGAACCTTTACACATTTGTGAACGAtttttgaatataaaaaagCCAACTAAGCATATACGTTTTAGATTTGTTATACTTTCTATTTAATGGAAAGATATTTAATAGAAAATGTGAAGATCATGTTTTTAACCATccatttttagtaatttacctAGATAATGTTGTGCTTACAATATATAGAGAGACAATATGAATAACAAAGTTTGTGTATTCCCTACGTTTGCTTGGTATggaaacataatcatatatagcATGCATAATAGTAAGCTATGCATATGAAATTGTGATTATATGAATCCTAACATTTGAAAGTTGCAAATCATAAATATTCTCACCTTTGCTACCCCTATATAAACTCAACTTTGCAACCCATTTCTTGCATGTTGAAAAGCAAAGGAGGTTTTAACCCATAAAAAATGGTGTTCAACATTTCTTTCATAGATCATGTGATTAGGATGTTGAGTGGGACTGGTCATCTCTTCTGGAATGTATTTGTGCGCAAGGATTTTTGCATCTCCGGCTAGCAGTCAACTGTTGTTGTTCTTGGTATATCACCAAGATGATGGTGATTACAATGATTAATTATATATCTTGaaatatcatataataaaatttcatttcgcttttttttttttttaaatggcaaAGAATGTAGTTTACACATTTCCTTGAACTAATAAAAGTGTTTCTTTATCTTGATCTCTACTTTCTCTCACACGTATGGTTTTCGCAGTTTCTTTGGATTTTAGTTCTACACAACATATTGTTTTATTGCAATTCTACTGTTTCatctttgtttttgttactACTTGAACACACTATTTATTTTGCCATGTTACTTAACTGTAGAATTCCCTGATCCCATCTTGCACAAATGTAGAATCCATTGTCAAACATTCAATTCTaagttttaagaatcaaacagataGCCAAAGCTCGTACGCTCAGAGCTTACATTATAGCAGCAAGGCTGAAACTGAGCCTAAAACCATGAtgatctcaattttttttactaatccATTGACCCTTATTACCACTGTTGTTACCAACGTTTTGCCTCTTGCACTCCCATTGTGACAATACCTTTTTCCTATCAAACTTGTCTTATAAGACAAGTTTCTTTCTAAGGCTCATTTCAATTGTCACGCCCAGGAaggatttttattaaattacgAGTCATCTACCAACCCAGCCATCAATCACTGGGCCAAGACATTAACCAAATAATGGTTCCAGTGTTGAAAATTGGAAATATATAAGCTTCAGATCCAAGCCTATTTTGGTTCAGTTGATCTTGACAAAAGGAAAGGAACCAGTTACAAACACAAATTAGAAACAATTcccttttatttaaatttaattttccgGCTTCTACCATTCAATTTTACTTGGGTAAGTGAAGCCTGTGTTACATTTAGGCACACTTGGGTGCATCAGCGCAAGACATTGCTTATTgtacttaaaattaaaagagaCAAGGCTTATGCCTGATGCACAAGTaattattggcataaaaaaaatccttttctaCATATTAAATAAAACCTTACCATTCATCattcaaaaaacagaaaaatggcCTTGAGAGAAAACAGAAAATACAACCCTGAAGGCTTtgctataacaaattttaatctGTATTAGTAAAAGACCCGTATAATATGCAAGAAAACTACTGAAAATAAGATTTAAAATatcttgggattttttttttcttctttctttttgttgaatacgtccttttgtttttctttgttgtagTTTGACATATTTTTGTATGTTAGAGACTTGTTTCAATCATTAAATACTACAAGTCTACGATCAAACTACATGCAACCAATTATTTCAAGAAGGCATCAATTTCTTAGGAAAAAAAGTCTTCTAAGTTATTCAAGTGAGTAAACAATGACTCCATGGTCCATGGAGAAGAATTGCACCAGCTTCATTGAAGAGAGATTTGAGACATTCACTCCTAAGGAATTGATAGAATGCATCAACAGAGCTCTTATACTTGACAGCTTCACCATATCATATGTCATCATCATTCTTCTCTGGATGatgtataaaatatatgagatgaaatgctttATGCTTACCACAAATCTAATAACTATTCAATGAATTTGTGCTAAAAAGATATCGATCAGAATAATGTCACATCAAGGATTTAAGATAGATCATGATTGAACAATGGTAAAACAATCGGATTACTGAACATTACTTCTCTAAGTCTTGAATAAATATGTTTCCTCTTCTTGAggttttttcttaatttctatCAATTGCACAAGCAAATAAACCCaaacaaatttacaaattataagGTGTATATGATTGGACTCTTTTAATCCAAATTGACTTTAAAAACCAATACAACTTAAACTAAACGCAATTAACAACATTAAGACtagtaaaaagaagaaaaagagggttAGTTGGACAATTCTTCATTGATAACAATTATTTAAAGTAATAGTACTCTTTTAATCCAAATTGACTTTAGAAACCAATACTACctaacaacaattttttatttatttaattttttgataaacaagaGTCTTCAAACCTCTTCAAATATCTGATTATTCTAGGGGGTGACTTTAAGACGCTGGCAagaagttttaaactcaagatCTCATTATCATGAAACCTTATGAACTACTTAGCCAATCCCTTAAAGTTAATAACAATTGTGCgggccttttttgcaaatgttgggtTGGGCTACCTGCTGTTACACTAGGCCCAAAGATTTCTAGATCAGGGAGTTGGGACTGGTCCAAGAGCAACCCTCCTTGGTCCGGCCTATGCGCAAACAATGCCCCTATTAATCAGGCTTTGATCACATGCTCATAGTAGACAGAACTGTTATATTAACTACGGCAGAcagatacaataaaaataataatggaaattCTTTTACGATCCTGACAAAAGTGAataatgggctttgataagAATTGCTCGTTTTATGAAACAACAAAAGGGTAGGTATTGAATGAACAACAAtaagcttattaaaagaaataaatgtcaGTCTTCCGTATCAAGTTACATTGCAaagtctaagtcaagaaggggGATCACCACTTCAACGCGGTTAACTTCTCTGGAggagaaattaactgctttaAAGGGGCGGGCCTAAATGAGTTACCAGAGAACATGAGTTGGAGAGGGACAGGGAGATCGACCCATTCAGTGCATTCCTATCACTTTGTTCTCTCTGTCTTTCTTTACTCCTCTCTCTATTCCTTAgttctttcatttctttctcttctttctattctctctaattctttctctctttttccttggtTTTTATTCTTACTGTCTTTTTTAATTCTAGCGATTATCCTCCCAGAGGTTCCTCCCCCCCTCCGTGCACAACAAAGGCTCCTTATATAATGTCTACCGTGCTTGgcttttactattttagcccttaaccatttttttctaGTGTGGGTGTCCTTGCCGACCATTACTGACTGGCCAGTCACCCAGCCAGCATCACTTACTTGCATTAGTCGTGTCATTCCACCTCACTAGACAAAGAAGGctcttttgtttgcttgtttgccGTGACATTCTTGCTTGCCACAATGTAATTACTTTCCTTCTCTCCATCCCTCATGTCATgtacctagtggttccaactcaatTTTGCCTCTTTTGAGTGGTATGTTATCCCAACAAGACATTGCCTCCAAAAGAACTTGAGCAGAAAACACGAAAATGggtttttccccctccccaccgccaaaccatgccctcttacctctgaccaTGACTTCACaatttcctgtattggctgagtacaggctggtggtgtcTGGGCCTTGCACGTGTCTTACCTCCATGCTCGTCCAAATTCTGCCCGCTACTCATGTGTTTACCGCGGTTTGAAGGTCCATCTGCCCAGTCTGCTGTTCATCTTTGACTTCTTATGGCGTGGGCTGCTTTTCCTGACTTCTCATTTATGGCTTGCTTCTTTAGGAGCTAGGCTTTTGCCCAATTGTGGGTTGTTCCATGCTTCTATTCTCAACCCTGTTATTTGTTTCCTGCCGCATCATTCTGTTATGTCTGCCGCAAAGTCTACTTGACCTAAGGCTGTTGGGCTTCTTCAGGCTTTACTGTTTATTCTTTCTCTGATGACCCAATTAACTTATTGAGCCTTTTACTACTTACGGGCTCTCGTGTCCCGCTTACTTCCCTTTGGGCATCCCTAGCCCGTTTACTTTCTTGGaggcatccttggccctttccAATTCTATGCTTCCCATGGgtttttactaactccttgggcttccttggcctaAGTGCTTCATACTTCATCTTTGGGGCTCATAGATtctccattgccccttactctctttacttacattgcttAGGGCCTGCTGTGACAATTACGACTCATTCTTTTACATCCATACTGCCCATAGATTTGCCATTTCTTTCTTCTGGGCCttcttaggcccatttacttcttcaagATCCCTTTGTTTGCTTTATAGACCCATGATCCACCATTCCTGCCACTTGGGTTTAATGGAATTTCCATCCCACTCTCTTTTGCCCATGTCTTTGGGCTTTTCCTTCTGCTgagcttctaaaaaaaatgagcatctacaacAATTATTAAAGCAATAGTCCTCTTTTAATCCAAATTGTCTTTAGAAACCAATACTACTTAAAAAACTAAACGCAATTAACAATATTAATGGACtagtaaaaagaagaaaaagagggttATTTGGACTAGTCTTCATTGACAacaattattaattaaagtacatattttttatatctatAGATATGATAGAATTTAAACTTATGACATCCACTTTATGATGATTGCTCTTATCATTAagttaaaatatcaattagtttttggtataggtaaATTTAAATCCTATATATCTTATTTAATAACAAGAGACttaccaattgaactaactataattcattattaaaacatgtaattcatGTCATGAATGCATTATAAAGCTAACATTCACCTCTTAAAGTGTGGTGAACTTGGGATAATACTTATAAGATCTTTACATACTCCTTTTGTTCTCCTTAATTActtgcataattttttataaaatatatatttttttatatttacttaaattagattgacatggaatttttttttaattagtaataatatttaaaaagaaaaaaaaaatcctttgtctcacacaagattttttttttcctaaaagttgtttttaaatgtatgaaacTTTTTCAAAAGTTGAAATTCAGTTTCTTATATAAcctttattcataaaaaaaaattataaaaactatttactttttacattttcataaaaatcatttcatttcaaagattctaaaaaaaaaaactatgggaATTAGTAAAATAGTTCTAGTACCACATAAAATGTCACAATTTTTGTTACAACTATCTTATGTGTCAGATTATAATTAACTGTATGTCATTTTTACATAGatctattacttttttttgcCACTCACGATTTGACATGTGTATAGTTGTATCATTTCATACGATACAGTTGTatcatttaccaacaaaaaaaaaaattctggattAGCAAAAGAGAGAAATCCATGGAAAGATACTACATTGACTTCTTTAATACCAATAAAAACGACAGTTTGGGAAGGtaggagaaatttttttacctttttgttcccttagagcatctccagtaacctctccaaatttttgtactgtttggagaGTGAACAGTTCATTTTACCTTTTGCctacctactttttcaaatacactttcctACAGACTCTCTATCcttttctctatctcatttaaatattatttcttcattatttctttaatatttctttattctttttatattcattcccaacaactatatttttcaaattcctaacagctatatttttaaatttcccaacggtaacattttcaaattttccaacaattatattttctaaatatgttttttttttttagagttatatttttcaatagtcatacttttcaaaaagacttgataaatttcaaaattaacatagatatgataaatttcaaattacatcGAATTTTACCTATAGAAAACTAACATAAATgaagagaaatttcaaattacaataaagactaaagacataaaaattattgcaagcataaaacttaaaattagatGATCCTGCGAATCACTATATCGTTGCCACAAGTGCTCAACGAGATCCAATTGGAGTTCAAAATGAGTTTCTTTATCTCTAATTTTTTCATGGGCTGCAATAAATGCCCAAATTGACTAAATTCTTCTGTAGGCTCGTAAGACATTGTTATAGGGATGCTTTTAGGCACTTGTTCATAATCAAAGTCTTCTGCTCCATTAGTATCATGTTCATCTTCAATTATCATGTTATGCAATATTATGCATGCCTTCATAATGTAATCAATAGCATCTGTTCTCCAAAGATGTGCAGGCTCACGAACAATTGCAAATCGTGCTTGAAGTACTCCAAATGCACGCTCTACATCTTTCCTTGTTGACTCCTGAGTTATAGCAAAAAGACTATTCTTTTTACCTCGTGGAGCTGAGATTGTCTTTACAAAAGTAGACCATGAAGGATATATACCATCAGCAAGATAATATCCCATTGTATAATCATGTCCATTGATTGAGTAATTAACCGAAGGTGCACGACCTTGAGCAAGGTTGGTAAATATAAAAGAACGGTCTAGCACGTTGATGTCATTATAAGACCTAGGTAACCCAAAAAATGCATGTCATATCCAAAGATCATATGATGCTACTGCTTCCAAAATAATTGTTGGCTTACAACTGTGACCAGTATATTGACCTATCCACCCCGTTGGCAATTCTTACATTTCCAGTGCATGCAATCAATGCTCCCTTACATCCCTGGAAATCCACGCCTTTCACCAACTCCTAGCAACCTAGCAATGTCATTGCTATTTGGTGACCTCAAGTACTCTGTAAAATAAATATCGACTATGgcttcaacaaattttttgaGACTCTCTATTGCAGTACTTTCTCCAATTCTCACATATTCATCTGTAAAATCTGCTGCTACTCCATACGCAAGCATCCTTAGTGCGGTAGTCATCTTCTGAAGGGAAGACAAACCAAGAACTCTGGtagcatttcttttttgaacaaaatattcatctttctcttctAGATTAGATTTAATACGTAGAAAAAGAGAACGACTCATTCGAAACCTCCTCCGAAATATGTTAGGAGGATATACTGGTGATTCTGCAAAATAGTCTTGAAAAAGTCTTTGATGTCCTTGCTCATGATCATGTTGGATGAACCTATGGCCTGGAACAGAACCACGACGTGATGTTGATGCCCTCTCTTTTTCTAATCTTTCTTCTTCCAATGCAAGAAGCGCAGTTATCTCAAAATCATCATCGGAATCAGAGTCATTTAGAAGCATATTACGTGCATAATTTGTATTACGACCCATGGAAAAAATTTCCCAAGTTGCTGCCaccaaaaaaacacacaattatTGCAATCTGTGTGAATAATTCACATATTGATACTTAAAAGCAAAGAATACATCATGAAAAGGCATGTTGTTACTAGTcctgtaggaaaaaaaaaaattggacaatACAGCCTCTTGATACATGTAGCTTGAACATCTATTAAGTTATACTGAAGGAGGAAATATTGTTTAGGCAAGTAATTAACCATGATATGAGCACAAGTATCTAAAAAAGCattcaaaaaatttacttaGCAAAGCatttaaactttttttgatGAGTACAAAGCATTTAAACTTTTAATCTCTATGTCAGATAAAAATCCATAGGTGGAAGAATCACTCCCAAAACTTGAGCAGCGGAAACAGGAGAAACACAAAAATTACTCAGGaagtatttaactatttataaaaCTAATAACACAAAATCCATAAGAAAATTACTCAGGGAAACACAATTCAAGCTAAATAATTGAAACACTACAGACCCCATAAGaaattttttcatcaaaatcaGAACCCAGGTTTCAGAACATGAGTTTGGCAGACTatgattaacaaaaaataaattgtacatAAATCAGCAAGCCACAAGAACtttgatgtgaaaaaaaaaggtgctgCGATTCTTTATAATGCTGAACTTTGATGTGAAAAAAAAGGTGCTGCATACTATAATTTAGGTTCCAAAACATAAAGTATGATAAAGACATATAACAGAACATATAAGCAAAAGTTTCTGGCCACCTTTGGCATAGTAGATAGCATACTATAATTTTTCGTACTTTTTATTTCTTGAGCATTCATAATAGGATCATAGAACAAAACATTTACAAGGACAAACTATACTTGGCTAGCATGAAGTTATTAATACCATCCCCATACTGCGATCGCTCAAAACAACATCCTATTAAAATTGTGCTTGTAACTCATTGGTATATTACAGAACCAATACATACTGATCCTAGTGACACAATGCCAAGATGTGAACGGTCACCtttgatattaattttgaaCTTCCATGATGTTAAAGTAAAACACAAATAGAGCCAGAGGTATAGCCATAGCCCATAGGGTAGCAAATTTTAACAGAATTGCAACACCAACAGCTATTAATAAAGCTTAAAGTACACCCAAATCACAATGAAGACATAAGGCGCACAAAGCAAACTCCATGAAGCTAAAAATTCCCAACAATGAAAACATAGTACGAGGATATCAACAAAACTGTTTTCTATTAATTCTCTATAATCCCTTGCTATCTTGTGTCTTTCCTTATAATGAATTTTAACCAAAATTATATATCCTCTATTATTTTAGAGACAAAATA
It encodes:
- the LOC142624791 gene encoding uncharacterized protein LOC142624791, with the protein product MGYYLADGIYPSWSTFVKTISAPRGKKNSLFAITQESTRKDVERAFGVLQARFAIVREPAHLWRTDAIDYIMKACIILHNMIIEDEHDTNGAEDFDYEQVPKSIPITMSYEPTEEFSQFGHLLQPMKKLEIKKLILNSNWISLSTCGNDIVIRRII
- the LOC142624155 gene encoding uncharacterized protein LOC142624155 — protein: MSWTHLDCKATWEIFSMGRNTNYARNMLLNDSDSDDDFEITALLALEEERLEKERASTSRRGSVPGHRFIQHDHEQGHQRLFQDYFAESPVYPPNIFRRRFRMSRSLFLRIKSNLEEKDEYFVQKRNATRVLGLSSLQKMTTALRMLAYGVAADFTDEYVRIGESTAIESLKKFVEAIVDIYFTEYLRSPNSNDIARLLGVGERRGFPGM